Genomic DNA from Brassica rapa cultivar Chiifu-401-42 chromosome A04, CAAS_Brap_v3.01, whole genome shotgun sequence:
AAATAGTTGGCCCTTTAAATACTTTAATTATCTAAGCCCCCAAGCACATGCTTTACTTGCTTCCATTCAGAGCAtctaaaaaaaactctattttgaagtttctaaaactctatatttgaagttttaaggtgtttttctccaaaagcaaaacttcaaacttaacttcaaagctatttgtattttataatatggtcctaatttaaattcataaaacttttgtatataactagcacatatgtaaacatattacaataatattaattaatgaaatattatattaaaatataaaaatttaaacaaaataacttaactaatattaaacttcaagcaaaataccatattattccataaagtGATTTTCGTAGTGCATATATGATCTACTAGTgcattttgaattaaaaatagttttcctcatttttaatttgtagattatagATAATAAATGTTGAAATCGGGagatattaatacttgtaaatacattagatcagaacaagaaagtaaaagacaaacataaaatatttctaaaagactaacttttatcgatgatattaatactcgtgaatatattcaatatgaacaagaaagaattgtacgaaaagatatcatcaacaaaaacaacaaccatcttcaatTACACCAAAAAACTAgacaatatttgaaattttgaaggtTCCAGATCAAACTTACCTAACTATTAGTGTTATTGTATTATtcaaatttgtgtaatagttatgtctttatataattttttaaaagtttttttgttaagtttcttttgtatatttctGTTATataaatctagttttaaatattttaaatattcttttaacaaaatacaaataaaaatatgaaacttcaaatttgaagttttgagtagtgaaacttcaaatatagagtttcacctctcaaaacttcaaatttgaagttttgaagttcatTTTTAGAAAGTAAAAagctttatatttgaagttatagagtgtcTTTTGTAGATGAGCATGGCTCTATGTCTACTACTATACTATGTGATTGTAATTGGTTTAAGATATTTAAAGGTGTATAGTGATTCAGTTATTGTTTATGTATTTAGGCAGTGCTGAAAAATTAATTCACGCATGTTCAATTTGATGTTAGCATTTTAAAATCAGGTCGTATGAAAGCAAGATGATCACCTAAACAATTTTGAGTTTGACATAACAatataatatttgataaaatctTTCAAACTTTGTTAATATGCTCACAAGTCATAGTATTACTATTTGGTTGGTGGCCTAACACATGTCTTTCGTCATTGTGAATAACAGTAAACAAAATTGGTTTCTCACTTCTCTAGTTTCAAgataaaatatagtaataaaTTTAATGTTCTGGGTGGTAAATTATGAAAAAGAAGCATCTCATTATAGAAACCTTTTTGGGTTAAGTAAATGTTATAATCattcaaaattagttataaactAGTAGATTGCTGTCCAAAAAAAAGACTAGATTAGGTCTAAGCATTGCACAAGACAaatgtatttattatattatttaactaACAAATCTATTAAAATGCTAATTCTACATTGCAAAATAAATTGACTtcattattttttacaaaaaatgtaACAAGAATCTTCATATCTCACACGAACACATGAATTACAAGTCTACAACAGATATTACACCTCAGAAATTCCAAAAGCAACCCGATTCTCCCATACCGGCTAAAGCGGAGGGGTCAGTACCAGTACCGGGGAACTGGGTTTCGTGACTGTTAAGCAACAGTTTCATTAGCGAATCATTGTCTGTTAGAAACAGAGGATCAGGGTAAAACAGAGGACCAGAACCGTCTTTGGACTCGAGATGAATGAGTCTTTTATCTTCGGTTTCTTGGTCGGAGAAGCAGGTCACGTGAGTAGACGAACCAGGGAAGGAATCTCGTTGAGAAGAATCCATCAACGAAGGTAATCCGACCGGTTCAATCCGGTTAACGTGTGAATCAAGCAACATTAAATGGGACATATCAACCTTTGTACCATCGGCACGTTTATGGAAAACACGGCAAATAACCCAATCGTTCTACATTCACACACAACAAAACAGAACACAAAATATCAATTCAATTCCAcacaaaaaaagacaaaaaatgtCTTTGATGTTATTGTTACCTTAGCTGTCTGGGAGAGATGTTGGATAGAATATATGCCTTCTAATCGATATTCATGCATAACCCAATTGGTTCTTACTCCTTTAGGAGCTCTTCCTTTGTAGAAAACCAGAGTCTTCTTCATACCCACAAGTGACTTCCCCTTGAAAATCTCTTTATCTTTGCCTGTGGCTTTCCAGTAACCGGCTTCAGTTGCCCGGTTTGTCCTTAAACCGGTTGGGTATTTCCGGTCTCGCACACAAAAGAAATACCATTCTTTCTCCCCTATCTTAGCTTTCCCTATTTCACCAAAAGCCATCACATATATATTTGTGAGTAATAATAAATTACAGAACAATAATAACTAAcataaaaaagtttaaaaaaggTGGAAAAAGTTTAGAAAAGGCATGATACTTCATGCAGTCTCAAACCATTTGTAAAGTTTTGTGGAATCATgtatattaaacatatatattatttttttttaacttcagaTATATAAATTCATATTTACAGCTTTTGTTATAGTACAAACGTTTTTTAATTGCTGGAAAGGTTGTACACTTACTTGGTAACTCCCAAGGCTCGATCTTGTTGAGATCAACTTCACCAATGGCGGTGGCAGAGAAGAAAGTGTTGAAGACCTTT
This window encodes:
- the LOC103863903 gene encoding NAC domain-containing protein 92 encodes the protein MDYDASRIGEIVEDEEQIDLPPGFRFHPTDEELITHYLKQKVFNTFFSATAIGEVDLNKIEPWELPRKAKIGEKEWYFFCVRDRKYPTGLRTNRATEAGYWKATGKDKEIFKGKSLVGMKKTLVFYKGRAPKGVRTNWVMHEYRLEGIYSIQHLSQTAKNDWVICRVFHKRADGTKVDMSHLMLLDSHVNRIEPVGLPSLMDSSQRDSFPGSSTHVTCFSDQETEDKRLIHLESKDGSGPLFYPDPLFLTDNDSLMKLLLNSHETQFPGTGTDPSALAGMGESGCFWNF